The Blautia pseudococcoides genome segment GAATAAGGCGGCAATACGCATGGAAAAGCAGGAACAACTGCAGCAGTTGCAGATTGCCGCTGATTCTCCCAGTCCGTCTGTGGCAGGCATCTCATGCATCAGGCCATTGTCCTCCGCAAATTTGAGGATTTCCAGCACTTCCTCCCTGCTTACCTGGCGGCCTCTCCCCGTCCTGATATAATACTCCGCTCCGGTTCCCATCTGGATGCAGATGTCCTTTTCCAGATGACCGCAGCCCTCGCCCAGCACTTTTCTGGACTGGCGGCAGGAGCAGTCCGATACACTGAATGTATCATATTTCCGCAGATAATAAGACAGCTTTTCCCATGGCTGAACCCCGGGCAGATCCTTTATGGCGCTCTCCACAGGAGTCACACGCATCATGGCCATACCTTCCGGAAAAAGAGGGGCCATAGGCGCGATCCTTTTTCTGGTATACTCCTCAAAAGCCTTACCGATCTCAGGGTGCGCGGCTAACTGTTCCCGGTTATTTACCATCATTTCCAGCATACCCGGCGCAAAAATGTTGATAAAATACCTGTCCCGTTTATCCTTCTTGTCGGTCCAGACCTTTACCACACCTGTGTAGGTAAGCCGGTCCAGAAGCTTTTTAGTCTCCTCCCTGCTCTTTCCGCATTTTTCCACAATATACTCAAAGGTACGCGGCTGGCGAAGCCCCATCACCAGGGCAACATCTGCCATATCATCCGTCACCACAGCATTCAGTGCATAATATTCCGGGGCCTTCTCATCAATCCGGTTCATGGCCCCTGCAACACCGCCCACCATCTTTGCCAGTTTCACTATTTTCGGTCTTAAATTTGCCATATACCAACCCACCCTTTCTATACCATTCTGCAGTTACCCTGTTTCTGTTCACAGTCTACGCTTCTTCTCTCCAGGTTTTTACTTCTGCTCTCAGCCAATCTGCCCAGACATCCACACCTTCCCCTGTCTTGGCACTGAGGGGGATCACTTTTGCATTAGGATTGCGGAGCCTGATGTTCTCCCTGCACTTATCCAGATCAAAATCAAAGTAAGACATCACATCCACCTTGTTGATCAACACCACATCACATACAGAGAACATCAGCGGATATTTCAGCGGTTTGTCATCTCCCTCCGGAACAGACAGGATCATGGCATTCTTCACAGCCCCTGTGTCGAACTCTGCCGGGCAGACCAGATTTCCCACATTCTCCAGCACAGCCAGTTCCACGTTCTCAGTCCCCATAGCTGCAAGTCCCTGCCTGGTCATGTCCGCGTCCAGATGGCACATGCCGCCTGTGTGGAGCTGTATTACCTTCACTCCCAGATTTTCTATGGTGCGGGCATCCACATCCGAGTCGATATCTGCCTCCATAACACCGATTCTCATTTCCGCCCTCAATACCTCAATGGTCCGCTGCAAAGTTGTAGTCTTGCCTGAGCCTGGGGAAGACATGAGATTTAAAAGAAACACTTTCTCCTTCTTCAATTCTCTGCGGAGTTCCAAAGCCTGCCTGTCATTATTATCAAAAATGCTTCGTTTTACTTCAATGGTACGGAATCCTCCCATACCCGCATCCCTCCTTTTCCCACTGTTTTATACTATCATCATACTATGCCGGAACTGTTTTTACTATAGACAAAACCGGCAATTTGTCAAAAATTTTTGATAAACTTCCGGTTCAAAGCCCGGTAAGAAAGCCACGAAACACCATCACAATCCCCATCCCATCCTTTTCCCTCTCCGCAAACACCTCTTCCATCCATCTTCCTCATGATCTCCCTGCATATATAAAGCCCCAGCCCGCTCCCCTGCTGTCCAGCCAATCTTCCGCTTTTTCACTCTCTGTTTCTCCCCGCATAATGAAGTTCACACCGGGGATTTTTGAATAGCTTGTGTAATAATCAATGGCTGAACTCACAACCAGGATTTTATTCACACTGCTGGCCAGGAAAATGGTGGCAATGGTGATAAACAGAAACCGTATCACATTGACTCCTTTTCTCCTCAGCAAATCCTTCTTTAATATTCTGTAAAGCATTTGGCTATCCTTCCCTTTCCTGTTTTCTGAATTGATTATAACGTGTCAATTGTGAAAAAATCCTTAAATCAGATATATTTTTTATACATGGGAGGAAAACATTCCTGATTTTCCTATACAAACCTTCCTACATACAGTATAATCATACCGGAAAGCAAAATCATGTTTAAACTGTAAAAGGAGGCATTTTTTATGAAACGATATGTTATGACCGCGTAGCAGAGGCTATTGCGGATTATGATCGAATATTGAATAGCCTTTGCGAATCCTGGAACTAAAATAACCGAGGAGGACAGGATGAGCTACAAAAAGGCTGATAAGATTCTTCCAAAAGAATTGCTGGAAATGATACAGCAGTACGTGGAGGGCGAAAGCATCTATATTCCCAGAAGGACAGAACACAGACGTTCCTGGGGAGACGGTACCGGCATCCGGCAGGAAATCGCAGCGCGCAATTCCATGCTGTACCGTGATTACCAGGATGGCACAGACCCCCACCGGCTGGCAGACAAATACTGCCTGTCTTTGAAGAGTGTACAGAGAATCTTATTACAGGAAAGAAGAAAATAGGTAACTGCTCATTATGATCACAGTTACCAAAACAGCAGCAAATATAAACAGTGTCAGCATAACCTGCATGAATGGGTTATGCTGACACTTCTCTTTTATCTATAATAGCCTGAATCACGGCAGTATATTTTTCTCCGTCATGGGCAAGGGATGCTGACATATCCAGAGGGTTGGCCGGTGTGGCATAGTCCGGCAGGAGCGCTTTCAGCTTATCCATGGTCTCAGGGGCAAAATCAGGATATTGAAGTCCCAGCAGTGTTCCCGTATCCGCGCACACGCCTGTCTCTCCACCTACCTTTTTCCTCATTGTCTTTTAGAAAAAAAGTTAAGGTAGAAACCCTATTCTCCCCCTGATATACTATCCCTATACTGAAAAAAGGAGGAGCCATTCATGTCCAAACCCAAGAGAAATGCATAGCAGAGGCTATTGCATTATAACAATTCTATAGTGAAATAGCCTTTGCATATCCTGAACCGATAAAAGACCGAAAGGAATATGCATATGAGCTATTTAAAAGGAGAGACTTGGACTCTTACCCCTGTCTCTTCGTATAAAATCATAAGAAACTGTCCAAAATGCGGCACAAAATCCCTCTTTCAAAGTACCGGGAATTTCCGCATCAATGCCAACAAAAAATGTGTAGATATCTGGCTTATCTACCAGTGTGAAAATTGCAGATCCACCTATAATCTCACAGTCTTTGAGCGCGTCAGCCCCAAAAAGCTGCCGGGAGAATTATATAAAAAATTCCAGGAAAACAACAGTGGCCTTGCCCTGGAAATCGGAACAGCCAAAGAAATATTCGAGAAAAACAGAGCTGTTGTGAAGGAAGAATCCATCTCATACATTGTAACCAAAGAGGATACAGAAATACCAGTTTCTTTACAAGCTTTGGAGGGAAACTGCCGTATCATCTGCATCCAAAACCCCAATGACCTGAAGATCAGGGCCGACAAGTTCCTGGCAGAGCAGCTTTCCATCTCCCGGTCAAAAGTAAAACATCTGATAGCGGACGGGTTGTTACAGGGGAGTAAGAAGGAGAATCTGGAAAAAATCCATCTCGCCAACAGTCTGCTCATCCTTCTTAAAACCGTTGCCTGAGCGAGTGCCGAAAAACGGCAGGGAAAGCCATTTTACTGTGCTTTCCCTGCCGTTATCCGTACCTTTATTATCCTGCATTTTCTGCCGCAGGCACAGTGTCCTTCTGTATTTTCTCTATGGTCCATCCCGTCTGGGCACATATCAGGGACACAATGGGATTGATAAAATTCAGGAAACAAAACGGTGCGTAAATGCCTGTTGTCACCCCAAGGACTCCTGATAGGAATGCTGCATCTGTCCCCCACGGAACAAAGGGAGCACACAGCGTTCCGGTATCCTCCAAAGCCCTTGACAGGTTCTTTGATGCAGTCCCCGCTCTTTGTATATGTCTTTGAACATTCTTCCCGGTATGATCAGTGCCACATACTGCACACCTGTGGCAAAATTAGTGAAGATCGTGGACAGAAGCGTTGCCGTTATGACAGCGGAATCCTTCTTGGCGTTCTTAAGCGCCCGCTCTATGACAGTGCTCACCATGCCGCTTTTCTCCACGATCCCTGCAAAGGAAATTGAGATAAGAATCAGGCAGATGATCTCCACCATACTGGTCATACCGCCCCTGTTCAGCAGTTTATCCACCTCTGCCACTCCTGCAGTTCGTCCCAGGCATAACCGGAACTCACAGCCACAATTCCGGCCATAACAGCCGCCATGAGCATTGCCACATAACTCCTGCTCCACGGCTTTTCTGTCTCTGCCTTCCCTGATGCGCTCTTCTACCTGTTCCCCCAGTTCTAAAATCCGTTCCAGCTCTCTGTCTGTAGCACGTTTTGCCGCATAGTAGGCGGCCTCCGGCTCGAAGATCAGCCGCATCTCGTACAGGTCTCCTGCATCAACCCTGGCCGCTGTCAAATCCGACAAGGCCTCCATGGAAGGGTCTGCAAAGTCCTCCCTGACATATGTACCTCTTCCCCGCCTGATTTCCACTACCTGGCCTGCAGCCAGAATGCGGAAGGCTTCTCTCAGGGTGGTGCGGCTGACTTAAAGTATTTCGGAGAATTGGTTTTCATTTGGAAGTTTGTCGCCTGGTTTGTATTTTTTATCTACTACGATCATGGACAGGATCGTGTCTGCTACTCTGTCTGACAGCCTTTTTTGTGACATTATTTTGTTCTCCCTGGTTTGTGGTTTTTGTTTTATTTTAGCATGTTTGGGGTGTGGGGGCAACTGTGGGACGGTGCGCTTTAAAAAACTTTATGGGGTTATTTTTTTAAGGGTGGAGGCGGTTTTTAGCAGGCGGAATACTTGTTCTGTGGTGTCTGTGAGGTTGGCTTGGGCGTTTTGGGGGGTCATGGCTTCTTCCAGTGTGGTGATGCCCCGCAGGATGGGGAAAAAGGCGTCTATTCCTTTTTCGTTGCAGGTTTTGGCATCTTTTGTTACACTTCCTGCAAAAGCGATGACTGGTTTTCCGTGTTTTTTTGCAAGCTCTGCTACACCTACAGGGGCTTTTCCCATGGCGGTCTGGCCGTCCAGACGGCCTTCTCCGGTGATGACCAGGTCAGCTTGTCTTATGTGGTCCTCTAGTCTGGTTTCTTCCAGGACAATGCGGATGCCGGATTCTAAAACTGCGTCGGTGAATGTGAGGAAGGCGAAACCAAGGCCTCCGGCTGCTCCTGTTCCGGGCTGCTTTGGGTCCGCTTTGGGGAAGTTTTTCTGCGCCAGTGAGGCGTATTTGCCAAACCACTCGTCCATTTGGATGATCATGGAGGGGGTGGCTCCTTTTTGGGGGCCGTATACTGCGCTGCAGCCCTGCTCCCCGCATAGTATATTGGTCACGTCGCAGGCAATTTTGAATTCACATTCGGCCAGCCCGGAGATGACGTGGTCTGTGGTGATGGCTGTAAGTTCGGAAAGTCCCTCTGCTCCGTACCGGACTTGTTCCCCCGCTGTATTTAAGAAACCGTATCCTAATGCCTGCAGCATGCCAATCCCGCCGTCGTTGGTAGCACTGCCTCCTATGCCTACAATGAATCTTCTGCACCCTTTTTCTATGGCGTCTTTTATTACCTCGCCTACACCGAATGTGGTGGTGTGAAGGGGATTTCTCTCTTTGGGGGTTAGAAGGGTGATTCCCGCTGCTCCTGACATCTCAATAATGGCTGTCCCGGTGTCTTCAATGATTCCGTATTGGCATGTTACGGGTTTTCCGAGAGGGCCTGTTACGGTGACGTGCTGAGTCTTTCCGTTCATTCCTCCAACCAGGGCCTCCACAGTACCCTCACCACCGTCTGCCAGTGGCCTGACTTCCACTTCTGCCTCTGGGTCTGCACGGAGTATGCCTTCGCGGACGGCTCTGCCTGCTTCCATGGATGAAAGGCTTCCTTTTAATGAATCTATGGCTGTGACTACTCTCATTTTTATTTCCTCCCGTGTATTTTTTCTTTAATATAGCAAAAATTAGGTGTTTATGAAATGTTATATGTAATGTTTTTTTGAGGATTTTTTAAGTATTTATGGTATTTGTACTTAAATATTGTTATACTGTGATCAGTAATAGTTTTGATGTGTATTGCAGGGTAGACTTTTAGTGGAAATGTATGATGGAACTGTGGTTGTGAATAGTTATGGGGGAATATAGTGGAAAATTCTTTTGATAAAAAGCTGGCGCAGCAGATTGTCGCCACGGTAAAGGATGTATGCGGACAGAATGTGAATTTTATTGATCGTACAGGGATGATTTATGCCAGTACGGATGAAAGAAGAATTGGTAGTTTTCATGAAATTGGAAAGCAGGCTGCAGAGAAGGGGGAAATGCTGGAGGTGGATACAGACAGCCTGTTTGCCGGGACGCAGAAGGGTGTCAACCTGCCGGTCTTTCATAATGGCTCTTTTGTGGCTGTCATCGGTATCAGCGGACCGCCGGACCAGGTGCGCAAATATGCTTATCTGGCTGAACGTATCACCGGCCTTTTGATTCGGGAAAGGGAACTGAATACTTTCAGCCGTACCCAGGCAGAGAAAATGAATTATGTGATCCATTCCCTTATCAACCGGGAAAATCTGTCTCAGGCTTATCTTCTGGATACACTGGAACAATTTCATGTGAACAAAAATGGCAGTTACAGAATTCTTCTCATTCATATCCACTCCGGCAGAACACCTATGAATACTGCGGAAGCAGAACAAAACATACAGCAGATGTTTGCCAAAACCGGTATTACGCTCTGCACGTTTCATTATCCCAGTGAATATCTGGCTGTTATGGACAGCAGCAGATTTCCGTTGATTTCGCCTGTTCTCGCAGAGTTCGCCTGCCAACAGGACGGACGGCTGAAAATCTCTGTGGGAAAAAGCTGCCCTGTCTTTCAGTTGTCAGAGTCTTATGAAACGGGGACTGCTGCACAAAAAAGTATTGCCTCCTCCACCGACCGGCATTATGCGGTCTTTGATGACCTCACCCTGGAACTCATACTCTCCTCCGTGGAGGAGGGCTGCAAAGCGGAATATCTTCGGAAAACACTGGATGCCCTGGATGCAGAAGATATTTCCCTGCTTTCTGTATATTTTGAGGAGGATATGTCTCTTGGACATACCAGCAGCAGGCTGTTCCTGCATAAGAATACACTCCAATATAAGCTGGACCGTATTTACAAAAAATGCGGACTGAATCCCCGAAAATTTCGTGACGCAGTGGTTCTGTATCTGGCATTGAAGCTGGCCTGACAGCCTCCGGTCCCATGGCGGCTGTCACTTCCGGTTTTCTATGATAGGAAGTGCCTCCGGCAGTGAGTGTATCACTGTGATTCCATGGCAGGTTTTACCGCCTTTTCTGTCCAGCAGCACAGGGGTGATCCCTGCTCTGGAAGCCCCTTCCACATCTGAAGTGAGGGAATCTCCGATATGGATGACCTCCTCTGGGCATAGGCCGCTTACCTCCAGCGCTTTCAAAAAGATCTCTCGGTGGGGCTTATATGCCCTAACCATGTC includes the following:
- the hypB gene encoding hydrogenase nickel incorporation protein HypB, translating into MGGFRTIEVKRSIFDNNDRQALELRRELKKEKVFLLNLMSSPGSGKTTTLQRTIEVLRAEMRIGVMEADIDSDVDARTIENLGVKVIQLHTGGMCHLDADMTRQGLAAMGTENVELAVLENVGNLVCPAEFDTGAVKNAMILSVPEGDDKPLKYPLMFSVCDVVLINKVDVMSYFDFDLDKCRENIRLRNPNAKVIPLSAKTGEGVDVWADWLRAEVKTWREEA
- a CDS encoding CD3324 family protein, which codes for MSYKKADKILPKELLEMIQQYVEGESIYIPRRTEHRRSWGDGTGIRQEIAARNSMLYRDYQDGTDPHRLADKYCLSLKSVQRILLQERRK
- a CDS encoding DUF1062 domain-containing protein; this encodes MSYLKGETWTLTPVSSYKIIRNCPKCGTKSLFQSTGNFRINANKKCVDIWLIYQCENCRSTYNLTVFERVSPKKLPGELYKKFQENNSGLALEIGTAKEIFEKNRAVVKEESISYIVTKEDTEIPVSLQALEGNCRIICIQNPNDLKIRADKFLAEQLSISRSKVKHLIADGLLQGSKKENLEKIHLANSLLILLKTVA
- a CDS encoding glycerate kinase family protein is translated as MRVVTAIDSLKGSLSSMEAGRAVREGILRADPEAEVEVRPLADGGEGTVEALVGGMNGKTQHVTVTGPLGKPVTCQYGIIEDTGTAIIEMSGAAGITLLTPKERNPLHTTTFGVGEVIKDAIEKGCRRFIVGIGGSATNDGGIGMLQALGYGFLNTAGEQVRYGAEGLSELTAITTDHVISGLAECEFKIACDVTNILCGEQGCSAVYGPQKGATPSMIIQMDEWFGKYASLAQKNFPKADPKQPGTGAAGGLGFAFLTFTDAVLESGIRIVLEETRLEDHIRQADLVITGEGRLDGQTAMGKAPVGVAELAKKHGKPVIAFAGSVTKDAKTCNEKGIDAFFPILRGITTLEEAMTPQNAQANLTDTTEQVFRLLKTASTLKKITP
- a CDS encoding CdaR family transcriptional regulator, with the protein product MENSFDKKLAQQIVATVKDVCGQNVNFIDRTGMIYASTDERRIGSFHEIGKQAAEKGEMLEVDTDSLFAGTQKGVNLPVFHNGSFVAVIGISGPPDQVRKYAYLAERITGLLIRERELNTFSRTQAEKMNYVIHSLINRENLSQAYLLDTLEQFHVNKNGSYRILLIHIHSGRTPMNTAEAEQNIQQMFAKTGITLCTFHYPSEYLAVMDSSRFPLISPVLAEFACQQDGRLKISVGKSCPVFQLSESYETGTAAQKSIASSTDRHYAVFDDLTLELILSSVEEGCKAEYLRKTLDALDAEDISLLSVYFEEDMSLGHTSSRLFLHKNTLQYKLDRIYKKCGLNPRKFRDAVVLYLALKLA